A window of the Arachis duranensis cultivar V14167 chromosome 5, aradu.V14167.gnm2.J7QH, whole genome shotgun sequence genome harbors these coding sequences:
- the LOC107487292 gene encoding uncharacterized protein LOC107487292 yields MFVKKFVEKASTKKGSGNSLDGLKAKDVDLRLVFHQGLPSCGAKFAYDHIHKTLAISTRDGRIKLFGKDNAQVLLESTDAVPSKFLQFIHNHGILINVTVNNYIEVWDIEKKLMSDVYIVKEEITCFSVIQHSLYMYIGVSNGNISVLKLDQEPWHMVKMKYTIPLSVSYGNSAEMAEDIVVTHILPQPFAESKRVLIIFRNGQMVLWGIRESRSVFRTGGNMSQQLYGETKKVSSACWVCPYGTKVVVGYNNGEIYIWGIPSLNKGNVPTIDYSSIQNTPIFKLNLGYKSDKTSIGSLKWTYAEGKASRLYVMGASEYASSNSVQVVLLNEQIESRTTKLGLHLSESCIDMEIISTSIDQNKHKQSSFLLLGKSGHVYVYDDSLIERYLLQNQSKSSSTLPKEMVVKLPMADSSITTAKFICNNTSMLNSGDEYYSQKIKNYPPLIPIEASYKDGINLSSANFNGFSSVKNLYITGHSNGAITFWDASCPYFTPILQLKQQSENDFSLSGIPLTALYFNINSPLLVSGDQSGMVRIFRFKPEPYASSFLSLTGGSKKGTDHVIQSMKLVKTTGAVLCMNMDHYSKHLAVGSDQGNVSIIVIDGPCVLYQKNIASEISTGIISLQFVTCSLHGFEKNVLAVGTRDSSVLALDSETGNTLSAETVHPKKPSRALFMQVLGSITEDGLDLREGNHVGDATTKQLYILLCSEKAAYVYSFVHATQGVKRVLYKKKFHSSSCCWASTFYSSSNIGLVLLFTSGKVELRSLPELSLIEDASIRGFTYSSPKLKSLSDSQICCSSKGDIVVVNGDQEIFVVSLLVHRNIFRLLDSVTCIERNERMPSQEELAPSPVSQKEKKKGIFSLVMKEFTGSKEKDVPSMEKEDPRESIRELSAILSNANFPSDADNSDNWTMHEDEPELTLDDIHLDDHVEKRKEQSILGALNKKKLAGKLNAFKGRLKEKKGNNQKTPDNNKEEPQDEKAGAVDQIKKKYGFSSSSSSSSRETGTSVVSIAKSAQGRLQDNTRKLQDINLRATEMQDTAKSFSSLAKQVLRTAEQDRRNI; encoded by the exons GTATGGGACATAGAAAAGAAGCTGATGTCTGATGTTtacattgttaaagaagaaatCACTTGCTTTTCAGTCATTCAGCATAGCCTTTACAT GTATATAGGAGTCTCTAATGGTAATATATCAGTATTGAAGCTTGATCAAGAACCATGGCACATGGTTAAAATGAAATACACCATACCCCTCTCTGTCTCTTATG ggAATTCAGCTGAAATGGCTGAAGATATTGTTGTGACACACATACTGCCTCAACCCTTTGCTGAAAGCAAGAG AGTTCTTATAATCTTTAGAAATGGACAGATGGTATTGTGGGGCATTCGAGAAAGCCGGTCCGTTTTCAGAACCGGTGGAAACATGTCGCAGCAATTGTACGGCGAAACAAAGAAGGTGTCTTCTGCTTGTTGGGTGTGTCCTTATGGAACCAAGGTGGTTGTAGGCTACAACAATGGAGAGATCTACATTTGGGGAATTCCTTCTCTTAACAAAGGAAATGTTCCAACAATTGATTATAGCAGCATTCAAAACACTCCTATTTTCAAGCTTAACTTGGGATACAAGTCAGACAAAACATCTATAGGATCTCTCAAATGGACTTATGCCGAAGGAAAGGCGAGCCGATTATATGTCATGGGAGCTTCCGAATATGCATCTTCAAATTCTGTGCAG GTGGTGTTGTTGAATGAACAAATCGAATCTAGAACAACTAAGTTGGGACTTCATTTGTCTGAAAGTTGTATTGACATGGAGATCATCTCAACCTCAATTGACCAAAACAAGCATAAACAAAGTTCTTTCCTTTTGCTTGGAAAATCAGGCCATGTATATGTGTATGATGATAGTTTGATTGAAAGATATCTACTGCAAAACCAATCTAAGTCAAGTTCCACATTGCCAAAGGAAATGGTTGTAAAGTTACCAATGGCAGATTCAAGCATCACGACAGCAAAATTCATCTGCAACAATACTAGTATGTTAAATTCTGGAGACGAG TATTATAGTCAGAAGATAAAAAACTATCCACCCCTTATTCCCATAGAAGCAAGCTACAAAGATGGGATAAACCTTAGTTCTGCCAACTTCAATGGATTTTCAAGTgtaaaaaatttgtatataacTGGACACAGCAATGGAGCCATAACTTTTTGGGATGCATCATGTCCCTACTTCACCCCAATTTTGCAATTAAAGCAACAG AgtgaaaatgatttttctttGAGTGGTATACCATTGACGGCATTATATTTCAATATCAACTCTCCTCTCCTTGTTTCTGGTGACCAGAGTGGAATG GTTCGGATATTTAGATTCAAACCAGAACCATATGCCTCCAGCTTCCTATCTCTCACTG GAGGTTCAAAGAAAGGGACTGATCATGTGATCCAAAGCATGAAACTTGTAAAGACTACTGGTGCTGTGCTTTGTATGAACATGGATCACTATTCAAAGCATCTTGCCGTTGGTTCTGATCAAGGAAAT GTTTCAATCATTGTCATAGATGGCCCTTGTGTATTATATCAGAAAAATATAGCAAGTGAAATTTCTACTGGTATAATCTCCCTGCAGTTTGTGACCTGCAGTTTGCATGGTTTTGAGAAAAATGTATTAGCAGTCGGAACAAGAGACTCGTCTGTTCTGGCATTAGATAGCGAAACTGGAAACACGCTCAGTGCCGAAACAGTTCATCCTAAGAAGCCCTCCAGAGCTTTATTCATGCAGGTGTTGG GATCAATTACAGAAGATGGCCTGGACTTGAGAGAAGGGAATCATGTTGGGGATGCAACAACAAAGCAGTTGTATATTTTGCTGTGTTCTGAGAAGGCTGCATATGTGTATTCTTTCGTCCATGCTACGCAG GGAGTTAAAAGGGTGCTTTACAAGAAGAAGTTTCATTCCTCCTCCTGTTGTTGGGCTTCAACATTTTACAGCTCCTCTAATATTGGCCTTGTGCTCCTTTTCACCAGTGGCAAAGTAGAATTAAG GTCTTTGCCTGAGTTATCTCTGATAGAGGATGCTTCAATAAGAGGTTTCACTTATTCATCTCCAAAACTGAAGTCGCTTTCCGACTCCCAGATATGTTGTTCATCCAAAGGAGATATTGTTGTG GTGAATGGTGACCAGGAAATTTTTGTTGTCTCATTGTTAGTCCACAGGAATATTTTccg ACTGTTGGACTCTGTTACCTGCATTGAAAGGAATGAAAGGATGCCATCACAAGAAGAGCTCGCTCCTAGTCCTGTTTcccaaaaggaaaagaagaag GGTATATTCAGCTTAGTTATGAAAGAATTTACCGGAAGTAAAGAAAAGGATGTGCCCTCCATGGAAAAAGAAGATCCAAGAGAAAGTATCCGCGAACTCTCAGCAATACTTTCAAATGCAAATTTTCCAAGTGATGCTGACAATAGTGATAACTGGACCATGCATGAAGATGAGCCTGAATTAACATTAG ATGACATTCATCTAGATGATCATGTAGAAAAACGaaaagaacaaagcatattAGGAGCTCTTAATAAGAAGAAATTGGCTGGCAAATTGAATGCTTTCAAAG GAAGATTGAAAGAGAAGAAGGGCAACAATCAGAAAACACCAGATAACAATAAGGAAGAGCCACAAGATGAGAAAGCTGGTGCAGTTGATCAAATTAAGAAGAAATATggattttcttcctcttcttcgtcATCATCCCGT GAAACAGGCACGAGCGTTGTAAGCATTGCTAAATCGGCACAAGGCAGATTGCAGGACAACACCAGGAAACTGCAG GATATCAACCTACGAGCAACAGAGATGCAAGATACAGCAAAATCATTTTCATCATTGGCAAAACAAGTGCTACGAACTGCTGAACAGGATAGACGAAATATATAA
- the LOC107487404 gene encoding uncharacterized protein LOC107487404 produces MAAPGKCILVTGPPGVGKSTLIIRVFESLKASHPNLKLQGFYTREVRSSGERVGFEVVTLDGRTCPLASTTISTPESCRWPSVGKYKVDVASFESLALPELQVREDSDLFIIDEVGKMELYSSSFFPAVLKVLESNIPVLASIPIPKFGRDIPAVARLRNHPGAACYTLSLNNRDAVREQIRSQLEDLLIKH; encoded by the exons ATGGCCGCTCCCGGCAAATGCATCCTCGTCACTGGTCCTCCT GGTGTTGGCAAAAGCACTCTCATAATCAGAGTCTTCGAGTCCCTCAAAGCTTCCCATCCAAACCTCAAGCTTCAGGGCTTCTACACTC gTGAAGTTAGAAGCTCAGGTGAAAGGGTTGGTTTTGAAGTTGTCACTCTTGATGGTCGCACATGCCCACTTGCCTCCACCACCATCTCAAC CCCTGAATCTTGTAGATGGCCTAGTGTTGGCAAGTATAAGGTTGATGTAGCATCCTTTGAGTCACTTGCACTGCCTGAGTTGCAG GTTAGAGAGGACAGTGATCTCTTCATTATTGATGAGGTTGGTAAGATGGAGTTATACAGTTCATCGTTTTTCCCAGCAGTTCTAAAGGTTTTGGAGTCAAATATCCCGGTTTTGGCTTCCATTCCGATTCCGAAATTTGGCAGAGATATTCCTGCGG TTGCCAGGTTGAGGAATCATCCAGGTGCAGCTTGTTATACATTGAGCCTTAATAACAGAGATGCTGTTAGAGAACAGATACGCTCACAACTGGAAGATCTGTTGATAAAACACTAA